A single region of the Winslowiella toletana genome encodes:
- the sufA gene encoding Fe-S cluster assembly scaffold SufA → MQSANPASFSPDDFVWKGLKLTDSAAQQIIALSASDPHVQGLKLGVKQSGCAGFGYVMELVKEPAADDLQFTHQGASLFVPLQAMPFVDGTEVDFVREGLNQIFKFNNPKAQHACGCGESFGVE, encoded by the coding sequence ATGCAATCTGCTAATCCAGCATCGTTCTCTCCTGACGACTTCGTCTGGAAAGGACTCAAGCTCACCGACAGCGCGGCACAGCAAATTATTGCGCTGTCTGCCAGCGATCCGCACGTCCAGGGCCTTAAGCTTGGCGTGAAGCAGTCTGGCTGCGCCGGTTTCGGATATGTGATGGAGCTGGTCAAAGAGCCAGCCGCTGATGATCTTCAGTTTACCCACCAGGGTGCCAGCTTGTTTGTTCCGCTTCAGGCGATGCCTTTTGTTGATGGCACCGAAGTTGATTTCGTTCGTGAAGGCCTGAATCAGATTTTCAAATTCAATAACCCCAAAGCTCAACACGCCTGCGGCTGTGGTGAAAGCTTTGGCGTAGAGTAA